The genomic stretch tcctgtactctccccagtgtttagtacagtgctctgcacaccgcgagcactcactaaatacagctGAACGAATTGCTCttgctcttctccatcctcctgctcctcagcaccctccctcttctctccgtcCTCCCGCTCCTCTCTCTCGCCTGTGTCGGCGCAGTAGCTCCACAGCCCGTCTCGCCCGTAGTTGTCTGTGGTGCTGCACCAGTAGCCCTCCGGGCTGTTCCGGTCGGTGCAGCCGTGGTACGTCTTTCCGCGGTATTGGAAAGGGATCACACAGGGCTGCCCGCCGGAATTCCCGCcgtgggctgggggagagagagagatggattcATTCttccatccagtcgtatttattgaacgcttactgtgtgcagagcgccgtactaagcgcttggaatgtgcagttcggcaacagatagagacaatccctgcccgacgacgggctcatagtctagaaggggggaggcaagacagcaaaataagtaaacaggcataataataataatgatggtttgttaagtgcttaccatgtgcctagcactgttctaagcactgggggggagggggggcggaatacaaggtaattaagttgtcccacgtggggctcacagtcttaatccccatttcacagatgaagtaactgaggcccagagaagtgaagtgacttgctcaaagtcacacagctgactgctgACTGTAgtcaacctatcttgtacctatcctagggcttagaacagtgcttggctcacagtaaatgtttaataaggaccacagttattaacgggggagtgtgtgtgtgttgcgtgTGTTATGTCTTTCCCCGGCAGCTTCCAggagccctccccctgccccccgacccaacccccggccccctccccgcccccgacaccTCGCACGGAGCAGTCCTTCCGCTTCTGATCCTTGTCAAAGTTGAACGTCGTGGCACACCAGAGTTTACCCTCCCTGTCCCGGTTGCAGCTGGTGTAATTCTTCCCACCGAACAGGAAGGGAAAGACGCAGAGGTCAGTGGGGTTGTTGCCTCTgggggctgaggagaaggagaaactgaggacAGGGTCCCTGTAGGCGGTCCCCGCCCCCGATCTCTGTTTCTGGCTTCCCGGTTCACGCAGGCCCCGGAAAGACCGTCCAACCGTCTCcgccatcttcctccctccctccttccctccctccctccctccacttgtcaactgctGGTGATCGGGGTGGGTCcggggtggaagaggagcaacCCCTCAAGGAAATATTCCAGGATTCGGTGGGCCTCCCTCACATCCCTGTTGCTTCATTCCCTCATCACCACCAAGGGCCACAGTTACGGTAGGAAAGCGTGTCCAGGGAGTGAGAAAACCCTGGAAGAGAGTGGGGATTAAGGGGAAGGAAAACCACCCACCAGCCATCGGTAACCCACTTGGAGGGGCATCTAGGATGCAGAGAAATgaccacatttaataataattatggtatttgccaagcactgttttaagtaccggggtaggtacaaggtaaacaggttagatacagtccctgtcccacatggggctcaaagtcttaattctccattttacagatgaggtaactgaggcccagagaagtgaagtgacttgcccaaggtcacacagcagagtggcggagctgggattaggacccatgaccttctgactcccagccccgtgctctatccactagaccgtgctgcttctcacatttactCACATTATTGCCCACtggggaaataaaagattattttttgtGCCACTAAATCGTAAGCAGTGATAGCCTAGGCTGAGAGGATGAGAAAAAGAGGACACAGCAGAGCAGGGAGTGAATTCACTGTATgtagcacttgagagaatgcaaaacAATTAAGAGTTACCATCTCAGGTGGCCCCTTATCTTCTTTctattcctttctccctcccttcatccttttttctcctctttcccttattACTGGGCTTAATTCTTGTTGGATCCACATATAAGCTCCACCCTTGTTTATAATGTTACCAAATTATGCCCAAAGCGGGGCAATTATGCGAGTAAATCCAAGTCACCACTCACTGGGAACCAGAGAGTAAGTTGCTTAAACAAGCAGCCTGACAGCACCGAGTCCAAGCAACCAACCTAAAAGCCATTTATCCTAGGGCGGATGAGGCAGCTTTAGTGTCTCACGGAAAACGGCCCCCAGccacccccagagacccccaccATGACAATGCCTGATTCCAGGAGACTTCTCTCCACTCATCCACCCAGAAGCCGGTCGCCgctgccccctcccatcctccccgtgCCATCCTAGGCCGCTACGGAGACAGCCAGACACCAGGGGCCGGGAAAGGGACCGGGGAGGGactgaggtgggatggggggctGGGACCAGCAGGCCGGGGAGGTGCGGGGAAAGGAGTCGGGTGTCTGGGGAGAGGCTGCGTGGGGTTGGTGACTAACTGGTGTCCGGGCAGTAGCTCCAGAGGCGGTCCCGGTCGTAATCGCTGGTCGTGGCGCACCAGTAGACTTTATTTTCATCCTGGGGGCAGGTGATGTGGACGTGGCCCTTGAAGCTGAAGGGGAAGACGCAGGGCTGCCCTCTGGAGCTGCCTCcataggctggggagagggagcgggggagagataCGGTGAGGACCCTCCCcatggaggtggaggagcaggattcgGGGGGTGGCCCGGTGGCAAGTTCTCCCCGGGATTCCGCGGACAGCTGGCCTCAGCTCGGACCCACTCCTCAGGTCCGGCCCCGTCGCCCCCGCACCGCTCTCAGGCCCCCGTCTTGGGCAGCTGAGGGTGCAGGGccctaataataattctaattatcatggtgcctgttaagcgcttactatgcaccaagcactgttctgagcacctgggtagatacaagttaatctggctggacacggtccccgtcccacgtgaagctcacactcttaatccccacttcacggatgagggaactgaggcccagagaagtgaaatgtcttgtccgaggtcacacaacatgggaagagtccgggcctgggagtcagaggccctgggttttattctcagctctgctgcacgtctgctgcgtgacctcgggcaagtcacttcatttctcagtgcctctgtgacctcatctgtaaaatggggaccaagacggtgagccccgtgtgggagagggaccgtgtccaacctgatcttgtaactaccccagcgcttagagcagtcttagctcatagtaaacacttaacaaataccactattattattattattattatgtggtggagttgggattaaaacccaggtcctcctgacttcaggtgctccatccactaagccacaccgttcTCTCTCCTCCAGGTTCCCTGGGTGATAGAGCTTAAAGTAGGACGTGGGGAGGCCCGGGTAGAGCCACCCTCTTTGGGGGGGTCCCACGGGGGCCTCACCTGAACTGAAGCAGTAGCGCTTCTTCTTGTCTTTGTCATAGTTGTGAGAGGTGGCACACcacagcttcccctttccctccccggctTCCGTGCACTCGGTGTAATCCTTGTTCTGGTACGTGAAGGGGAAGACACACGGGGCGTTCCCAGGTTCCTTCCCTGGGGatcggagggagaaagggagacggTAAAGGTGGGCTTGGGCCGAGGCccgacggtggggggggggggggcggcggtcaTTCATAATCGGGAAACACGtctgttatttatttagattaatgtctgttcccccctctagactctaagctcgttgtgggcaggggatgtgtctgtttattgttccagtgtactctcccaaacgcttagtacagtggtctacacacagtaagcgctcaatgaatacgattgaatgaatgtacatatctgtaatttattatttagattaatgtctgcctccccctctagactgtaagcccattagggacaggggatgtgtctctttattgctatattgtaccctcccaagcgtttagtacagggctctgcacacagtaaacactcaataaatacgattgaacaaatgagtgAAAAGGAAATCCTATCGACCCATCTGCCCctgcacttgatatccaccccaccctcagccccatagctcttccgtacaaatccataatttattcattcattcattcattcattcattcattcattcattcaatcgtatttactgagcagttatagtgtgcagagcactgtactaagcgcttggaaagtcccattcagtaatttatattaatgtgcgtctccccctctagacttgtcagctccttgtgggctgggtctgtatctaccaactctgctgtattgacgctcccagatgcttagtttagtgctcaataaatatcattgattgattgattgatggatggattaccccatccctctcctccttcctaagtgtctcaccctctccctctcctcttttctgtggtatctgttgagcacaaatgagccaggcactgtccgaagcgctgggggagatccgagctaatcaggttgggcacagtccttgtcccacccggggctcacggtcttattccccattttacagttgaggtgactgaggcccagagaagtaaagtgacttgcccaaggtcacacagcagaccagaggtggagccgggattggaacccaggtcctctgactcccaggcccgggctctatccactagaccacactgtctccctccccgcccctccccgctccgacTCCGCCCCCGCCGCTCCATACCGTGAGTCCCGCAGTAACGCCACAGCTTGTCCTGGTCGAAGTTGGCGGTGGTGGCACACCAGGCCCGCCCGCTGGCCTCGTGATCCGTGGTACACGCCGTGTACAACCTCAGCTTGTAGGTGAAGGGGAACACGCAGGCTTTCTCAGAGTTCCCACCCAACACTGTCGGCCAGAGGGAAACATGGACGTCCAAAGGGGCGCCCGGATGTCCCCGGGGACCCCCTCGCCCCCTGAGGATCCCCTCCCCGCATTCCTCTCTTTCCCAGGATCGGGCCTTGACCGTTCGGCCACCCTGAGGCGGGGGGAGATTCGCCTCCCGGCCCCTGTTCCGGAAGACGCACGGAGCGTGGCTTTAGGCCGTCCGGACGGAAGTCCATTTGTTTCTCTTGACTTAGAGAGTTTCTCCACCCTCCTAAGTatcacctccccctcctcgttCGCCCAGCTACCTTATtcactctcaccccctccccaaaggAGCACCCCGAGGTCTCGCTTCACCGGCTTCCCACCTGAAGCCAGCCCTGCTCTCCAACCCCACTTATCCTGACCTCCCTCGAGCCCCCTAGGGTCCCCCTATTACAAATGTTTGGCCGGAAGCTGTGACTCCAACTCTCAgtcgtcctcccccacccccgaccccaaggAATGCCTTTTGGGGCAAGCCACCGTGGGCCGGACATGAGCTTTCCCAAAGGGAATGATTACTTCCACATAAAGTTGTCAGACACCTGCCCCTGGCTGGTACCCAGCCAGCAACGGATGCCGGTGGtctgatttgatttttctttgtttatggtatttgttaagcgctcactgtgtgtccaaAACCGccgtaagcactgaggtgggtacaagtgaattaggtcagacgGGGTCTCCGTCCATTCTCCGGCtcggccccggcctgggagttcCGCGGAAGCTGGGACCCGGGGTGGACGTGCAAAGACTCCCGAGGGGATGTGGAGGTCGGGgggccccgcatctcccccaagagaaaCTCCCTAAGTTGGGGTGACTTCCACCGAAACTCTGAAAACGTTTCACACCTCCAAAATACGCATAGCGTAATGGACCTCGATTACTTCCGGGTGGGCAAGGGGGTGTCCGTGGTCTGCCGGAGCTGCCGGTGGTCACCCCCGGCCCGGAGGGTGGGCGTCCGGgccgctggggctgggggctgtggaggggcagggggaggagacggCGAAGCGAGGGACATACTGGTGTCCGGGCAGTAGCTCCAGAGCTGGTCCCGGTCGTAGTCGCTGGTCGTGGCGCACCAGTAGACTCCCTCGTCGTCCCGGGGGCAAGTGACTTGGACTCGGCCCTtgtagaggaaggggaagaggcagggctgCCCTTGGGAGCTGCCCCCgaaggctggggaagggagagagcgacCGAGAGACGCTGTCAGGACCCCCTGCCGCCATCGGGACCGCCGCCTTTGTGCCGAAGGGCCGACGTCGTGGGATGGGGGGCCCCGTGAtgaggggttttttaaaaaaaatacttgctaggcgcttattacgtgtcaggcactatactaagccccgggagagatacaagttcatcaggttggacacagtccctgtcccacatggggctcacagacttaatccccattgtgcaaatgagggaacagaggcccagagaagtgaagtgacttgtcagaggtcacacagctgacgagtgtcggagttgggattagaacccaggtccttctgactcccagacccgagctctatccattaggccacactgcttcacaggtCTCTCTATGcttctgtgtaataataataatgatgacgatggtatttgttaaacgcttattatgtgccaagcactgttctaagcgctggggtagagacaaggtaatcgggttgtccctcgtggggctcacagtcttcctctccatttaagagatgaggaaactgaggcacaaagaagtgaagtgacttgcccagagtcccacagatATAAGTGTGTGCctctgccactgccacttgtcagctgtgtcacctcgggcaagtcacctcacttctccgggcctcagttccctcctctgtaaaatggggatcgatactgtgacccccacgtgggacacgaacGTGGGCcagcttctttctaccccagcgcttagtacagggcctggcgcatagtaaatgcttaagaaatagcatttttcaaaaaacaaatGCAAACGGGAGAAGCCGGGGTGGGATGGTGTGGGGACTAGGGGTGCGTGTGGGGAGGGGTCCTCACCTGAAGTGGAGCAGTAGTGCCACCTCTTATCCAGGTCGTAGTTGTGGGTGGTGGCACACCACAGCCTGCCCCCTTCGGAGCCGGCCCCCGTACACGCCGTGTGATCCTGGCTCCGGTAGGTGAAGGGGAAGACGCAAGGGGCATTCCTAGCCTCCTCCCCTGCAGGGCGGGGGCCATTCATAATCAGAGACCACCTACCCACtcggccctgcccacccccagaccctctccttcttccttctccctcctccctcttctttctccctccctcctccctttccttccctcaccttttctcctccttctccctcctttctctccctctctttttctcctcctccctccttcctctccctctctacttctcctccttccttctccctcctttctctccctctccttttctcctccttctccctcctctccctctcttcctcctcctccctccctcttcctccctctccctcctcttccttcctcctccctttccttctcttctccctctccctccttccctcctcccaatccctccactttctctccctctctctcttccccccctcactctccttctctcctccctctccttcccttctcccgctcctgtctctccctctcttcctccctctttcctgacactcattcgttcaatcgtatttgttgagcgctttctacgcgcagggcactgtactaagctcttggaacgaacaattcggcaacagatagagacgatccctgcccaaccatgggctcactctccttccctcctcccgctccctccattttctctcctcctccctctctttccatcctccctccccctccttcctctctccctgccccccactcaATCGGAGCATCTCCGCACCGAGAGTCCCGCAGTAACGCCACAGCTTGTCCTGGTCGAAGTTGGCGGTGGTGGCGCACCAGGCCCGCCCGCTGGCCTCCTGATCCGTGGTACACGCCGTG from Ornithorhynchus anatinus isolate Pmale09 chromosome 10, mOrnAna1.pri.v4, whole genome shotgun sequence encodes the following:
- the LOC100090537 gene encoding uncharacterized protein LOC100090537, which codes for MTSTCLTVLLMATLPLVPAGAGSNSRPCSFPFTYKDKIHTSCTSEDTPGQSWCATAPKFQGDATWKYCTNTEYGGNSKGRPCVFPFAYLERMRYGCVLEDNKPREAWCATTENYDRDQLWSFCPDTMLGGNSEKACEFPFKYKLRLYTACTTDQEASGRAWCATTANFDQDKLWRYCGTLGEEARNAPCVFPFTYRSQDHTACTGAGSEGGRLWCATTHNYDLDKRWHYCSTSAFGGSSQGQPCLFPFLYKGRVQVTCPRDDEGVYWCATTSDYDRDQLWSYCPDTMLGGNSEKACVFPFTYKLRLYTACTTDHEASGRAWCATTANFDQDKLWRYCGTHGKEPGNAPCVFPFTYQNKDYTECTEAGEGKGKLWCATSHNYDKDKKKRYCFSSAYGGSSRGQPCVFPFSFKGHVHITCPQDENKVYWCATTSDYDRDRLWSYCPDTTPRGNNPTDLCVFPFLFGGKNYTSCNRDREGKLWCATTFNFDKDQKRKDCSVRAHGGNSGGQPCVIPFQYRGKTYHGCTDRNSPEGYWCSTTDNYGRDGLWSYCADTAMGGTDPGVPCVFPFAFEDQSYHNCTVTGEDSGRSWCATTDNYPRDRRWTYCHFSGSL